Proteins encoded together in one Epinephelus moara isolate mb chromosome 2, YSFRI_EMoa_1.0, whole genome shotgun sequence window:
- the mfrp gene encoding membrane frizzled-related protein isoform X1, which yields MSDLSQVAVYSDSSDIYKNVFCNPAFELEGEREERVEGFRTSSSTPEPIKPPAASLRWGLFGVCAMRLRGPGCGWSVVVVSAAALLLLAAIGLALALILTQMKGQAVEDQLLSTSPPDRLNAGDGGSPTLPTISTNRSQHGSTAAPQPARIPPSETRCGGVLADSEGSFSSPNHPGSYPPNLLCVWVIRVPPPSLVQIHVSSLAVEGPSPCLFDWLEVQEQIEQSSVVTRFCGNVAPPTVNTNSSTVWVTFRSDSSIAGSGFTAQYKAILPGHKSCSREEFMCDSGRCLLPVSVCDGHPNCHDQTDEANCSHKHKECGGQKTGPNGYLSSPNHPRPYPHQQLCIWYISVEEGHVITLSFKNFSLETQDVCEFDYVEVHDSVNTGAGRVLGRFCGTTVPPDLTSSGPHMTVVFVADEGVADSGFNATYQAVSVLGRTCGPSQFACSTGECLHQQWLCDGWNDCPDGADEQGCGNSTYPPFTSSCELIEVEMCQGLSYNLTSFPNIWLSIADQREAATLLRQYRVLMELACFEPLQRLVCGMFLPQCSPQGGVLQPCRSVCSSAEQQCSQALDLFSFSWPFNCHLLPDSQDPMECSLP from the exons AATGTGTTCTGCAACCCTGCCTTTGAGCTGGAGGGGGAGCGGGAGGAAAGAGTGGAGGGATTCAGGACGTCCTCATCCACCCCTGAGCCAATCAAACCACCGGCAGCTA GTCTACGCTGGGGTCTGTTTGGGGTGTGTGCGATGCGTCTGCGGGGTCCAGGTTGTGGCTGGAGTGTGGTGGTGGTCTCTGCTGCTGCCCTGCTCCTGTTAGCAGCCATCGGACTGGCGCTGGCCCTCATCCTCACAC AGATGAAAGGCCAGGCTGTGGAGGATCAGTTGTTGTCTACCAGCCCTCCAGACCGGCTGAACGCAGGAGACGGTGGTTCCCCTACTTTACCCACAATTTCTACCAAcagaagccaacatggaagcaCAGCAGCACCACAGCCTGCTAGGATCCCACCATCTGAAACAC GTTGTGGAGGGGTGTTGGCTGACTCAGAGGGCAGTTTCAGTTCTCCAAACCACCCTGGCTCCTACCCGCCCaacttgctgtgtgtgtgggtgatcCGAGTGCCTCCCCCCTCCCTGGTCCAGATCCACGTATCCTCTCTGGCTGTAGAGGGGCCGTCTCCCTGTCTGTTTGACTGGCTCGAGGTGCAGGAGCAGATAGAGCAGAGCTCTGTGGTCACCAG GTTCTGCGGTAACGTAGCACCACCGACAgtcaacacaaacagcagcacagtgtggGTTACCTTCCGTTCTGATAGCAGCATCGCAGGCAGCGGCTTCACCGCACAGTACAAGGCCATACTGCCTGGACACa AGAGCTGCTCCAGAGAAGAGTTTATGTGTGACAGTGGTCGCTGCCTgctgcctgtgtctgtgtgtgacggTCATCCAAACTGTCATGACCAAACAGATGAGGCAAACTGCAGCCATAAACACAAAG AATGTGGTGGGCAGAAGACGGGGCCCAATGGTTACCTGTCAAGTCCAAACCACCCCAGGCCTTACCCTCACCAGCAG CTGTGCATATGGTACATATCTGTTGAGGAGGGTCACGTCATCACGCTGAGCTTCAAGAACTTCAGCCTGGAGACTCAGGATGTGTGTGAGTTTGACTACGTGGAGGTGCACGACAGTGTCAACACCGGAGCTGGGAGAGTGCTGGGAAG gTTTTGTGGCACCACTGTCCCTCCAGACCTGACCTCCTCCGGCCCCCACATGACTGTGGTGTTTGTGGCTGATGAGGGAGTGGCCGACAGCGGCTTCAACGCCACGTACCAGGCTGTGTCCGTACTGGGCA GGACGTGTGGTCCGAGCCAGTTTGCCTGCAGCACAGGCGAGTGCCTTCACCAGCAGTGGCTGTGTGACGGATGGAACGACTGCCCTGACGGAGCAGATGAGCAGGGCTGTGGCAACTCCACCTACCCTCCCTTCA CTTCATCGTGTGAGCTCATAGAGGTAGAGATGTGTCAAGGCCTCAGCTACAACCTCACCTCATTCCCAAATATCTGGCTGTCCATTGCTGATCAGAGAGAAGCTGCCACACTCCTGCGACAGTACCGG GTGCTGATGGAGCTGGCGTGCTTCGAGCCCTTGCAGAGGCTGGTGTGCGGGATGTTCCTTCCCCAGTGCAGCCCTCAGGGTGGCGTCCTCCAGCCCTGCCGCTCGGTCTGCTCCTCTGCCGAGCAGCAATGCAGCCAAGCTCTGGATCTCTTCTCCTTCAGCTGGCCCTTCAACTGCCACCTCCTGCCCGACTCACAGGACCCCATGGAGTGCTCGCTGCCTTGA
- the mfrp gene encoding membrane frizzled-related protein isoform X2 — MRLRGPGCGWSVVVVSAAALLLLAAIGLALALILTQMKGQAVEDQLLSTSPPDRLNAGDGGSPTLPTISTNRSQHGSTAAPQPARIPPSETRCGGVLADSEGSFSSPNHPGSYPPNLLCVWVIRVPPPSLVQIHVSSLAVEGPSPCLFDWLEVQEQIEQSSVVTRFCGNVAPPTVNTNSSTVWVTFRSDSSIAGSGFTAQYKAILPGHKSCSREEFMCDSGRCLLPVSVCDGHPNCHDQTDEANCSHKHKECGGQKTGPNGYLSSPNHPRPYPHQQLCIWYISVEEGHVITLSFKNFSLETQDVCEFDYVEVHDSVNTGAGRVLGRFCGTTVPPDLTSSGPHMTVVFVADEGVADSGFNATYQAVSVLGRTCGPSQFACSTGECLHQQWLCDGWNDCPDGADEQGCGNSTYPPFTSSCELIEVEMCQGLSYNLTSFPNIWLSIADQREAATLLRQYRVLMELACFEPLQRLVCGMFLPQCSPQGGVLQPCRSVCSSAEQQCSQALDLFSFSWPFNCHLLPDSQDPMECSLP; from the exons ATGCGTCTGCGGGGTCCAGGTTGTGGCTGGAGTGTGGTGGTGGTCTCTGCTGCTGCCCTGCTCCTGTTAGCAGCCATCGGACTGGCGCTGGCCCTCATCCTCACAC AGATGAAAGGCCAGGCTGTGGAGGATCAGTTGTTGTCTACCAGCCCTCCAGACCGGCTGAACGCAGGAGACGGTGGTTCCCCTACTTTACCCACAATTTCTACCAAcagaagccaacatggaagcaCAGCAGCACCACAGCCTGCTAGGATCCCACCATCTGAAACAC GTTGTGGAGGGGTGTTGGCTGACTCAGAGGGCAGTTTCAGTTCTCCAAACCACCCTGGCTCCTACCCGCCCaacttgctgtgtgtgtgggtgatcCGAGTGCCTCCCCCCTCCCTGGTCCAGATCCACGTATCCTCTCTGGCTGTAGAGGGGCCGTCTCCCTGTCTGTTTGACTGGCTCGAGGTGCAGGAGCAGATAGAGCAGAGCTCTGTGGTCACCAG GTTCTGCGGTAACGTAGCACCACCGACAgtcaacacaaacagcagcacagtgtggGTTACCTTCCGTTCTGATAGCAGCATCGCAGGCAGCGGCTTCACCGCACAGTACAAGGCCATACTGCCTGGACACa AGAGCTGCTCCAGAGAAGAGTTTATGTGTGACAGTGGTCGCTGCCTgctgcctgtgtctgtgtgtgacggTCATCCAAACTGTCATGACCAAACAGATGAGGCAAACTGCAGCCATAAACACAAAG AATGTGGTGGGCAGAAGACGGGGCCCAATGGTTACCTGTCAAGTCCAAACCACCCCAGGCCTTACCCTCACCAGCAG CTGTGCATATGGTACATATCTGTTGAGGAGGGTCACGTCATCACGCTGAGCTTCAAGAACTTCAGCCTGGAGACTCAGGATGTGTGTGAGTTTGACTACGTGGAGGTGCACGACAGTGTCAACACCGGAGCTGGGAGAGTGCTGGGAAG gTTTTGTGGCACCACTGTCCCTCCAGACCTGACCTCCTCCGGCCCCCACATGACTGTGGTGTTTGTGGCTGATGAGGGAGTGGCCGACAGCGGCTTCAACGCCACGTACCAGGCTGTGTCCGTACTGGGCA GGACGTGTGGTCCGAGCCAGTTTGCCTGCAGCACAGGCGAGTGCCTTCACCAGCAGTGGCTGTGTGACGGATGGAACGACTGCCCTGACGGAGCAGATGAGCAGGGCTGTGGCAACTCCACCTACCCTCCCTTCA CTTCATCGTGTGAGCTCATAGAGGTAGAGATGTGTCAAGGCCTCAGCTACAACCTCACCTCATTCCCAAATATCTGGCTGTCCATTGCTGATCAGAGAGAAGCTGCCACACTCCTGCGACAGTACCGG GTGCTGATGGAGCTGGCGTGCTTCGAGCCCTTGCAGAGGCTGGTGTGCGGGATGTTCCTTCCCCAGTGCAGCCCTCAGGGTGGCGTCCTCCAGCCCTGCCGCTCGGTCTGCTCCTCTGCCGAGCAGCAATGCAGCCAAGCTCTGGATCTCTTCTCCTTCAGCTGGCCCTTCAACTGCCACCTCCTGCCCGACTCACAGGACCCCATGGAGTGCTCGCTGCCTTGA
- the nudt8 gene encoding nucleoside diphosphate-linked moiety X motif 8 isoform X2 has protein sequence MLITTNELKSGMLVAPVLANLGPIEELSFKPNPGEVEEIFTLSLSHLCNPQNRGYTHFRVGDKYGYTLPVFCNGKHRVWGLTAVALDHTLKLIVPS, from the exons ATGCTCATCACAACTAACGAGCTCAAG TCGGGGATGCTGGTCGCTCCTGTGCTGGCAAACCTCGGCCCCATAGAGGAGTTGTCCTTCAAACCAAACCCTGGAGAg GTGGAGGAGATTTTCACCCTGTCTTTGTCCCACCTGTGCAACCCTCAGAACCGCGGCTACACACACTTCCGCGTCGGCGACAAGTACGGCTACACCCTTCCAGTGTTTTGTAATGGGAAGCATCGAGTGTGGGGCCTGACAGCTGTGGCCCTAGACCATACCCTGAAACTCATTGTCCCTTCGTAG